One region of Chlorogloeopsis sp. ULAP01 genomic DNA includes:
- a CDS encoding carbohydrate ABC transporter permease: protein MTLIREEISTNPQNTTKTRNSAKQILLWIAIAFVVIFCLAPVMWQLLTSFKVNEDISRVPTVYFPTRFTLDHYIELFVRRPFFRYILNSAFVSIISTTLALAIGAPAAYALARLRPLGGRVILAGVLIVTLFPGILLFLGLLEIIQALRLGNNYLALIIPYTAINLPLTILVLRSFFQQLPKDLEDSARVDGYNTWQMLVQILLPMTVPALVTTGILTFIFAWNEFIFALTFITREEMKTIPVAAAQLSGATTFEIPYGPIAAATVVGTFPLVLLVLFFQRKIVQGLTAGAVKG, encoded by the coding sequence ATGACTTTAATCCGTGAAGAAATATCTACCAATCCTCAAAATACAACTAAGACAAGAAATTCTGCCAAACAAATCCTACTTTGGATTGCGATCGCCTTTGTCGTAATTTTCTGCTTGGCACCAGTAATGTGGCAATTACTAACCTCGTTTAAGGTGAATGAGGATATTTCTAGAGTACCTACAGTTTATTTTCCAACCCGCTTTACTCTCGATCATTACATTGAGCTATTCGTTCGCCGTCCGTTTTTTCGTTACATTTTAAATAGTGCTTTTGTATCAATTATTTCCACAACTTTAGCTCTTGCAATTGGCGCACCTGCCGCTTATGCCCTGGCAAGATTGCGTCCTTTGGGTGGCAGAGTTATCTTAGCAGGTGTTTTAATTGTAACTTTATTTCCTGGAATCTTATTGTTTTTAGGACTATTAGAAATTATCCAAGCATTACGCTTGGGTAATAATTATTTAGCTTTAATTATTCCCTATACAGCAATTAATTTACCTTTAACAATCTTAGTTTTACGCAGTTTTTTCCAACAATTACCAAAAGATTTAGAAGATTCTGCCAGAGTTGATGGTTACAATACTTGGCAAATGTTAGTACAAATCCTATTACCAATGACAGTACCTGCGTTGGTAACAACAGGAATTTTGACATTTATTTTTGCCTGGAACGAGTTTATCTTTGCCCTCACATTCATCACTCGTGAAGAGATGAAAACTATTCCTGTGGCAGCCGCTCAACTCAGTGGTGCAACAACATTTGAAATTCCCTACGGCCCCATTGCAGCTGCTACTGTTGTAGGAACATTCCCGTTAGTATTACTAGTTTTATTTTTCCAGCGCAAGATAGTCCAAGGATTAACTGCTGGTGCAGTCAAAGGTTAG
- a CDS encoding class I SAM-dependent methyltransferase, which yields MQTKKLLLGVLTGISVASLSIAGCTTQQDNVAVDSQQTPASTTAAQQEPVNNTQAQAPAPTTTTKPQERPADVPYVPTPQQVVDRMLQLGQVNKNDVVYDLGSGDGRIPITAAQKYGARGVGIDIDPERIQEANENARKAGVTDRVEFRQQDLFNTDLSEATVVTLYLLPDINVKLRPKLLKELKPGTLVVSHAFDMGEWKPERVEQVEGRTIYVWRIPKNPPANLL from the coding sequence ATGCAGACAAAAAAATTACTCCTTGGCGTACTTACTGGAATTAGTGTTGCCAGCTTAAGTATTGCTGGATGCACTACCCAACAGGATAATGTAGCAGTAGATTCCCAACAAACACCTGCTTCCACCACCGCAGCACAACAAGAACCTGTTAATAACACTCAAGCCCAAGCACCTGCACCCACTACCACAACCAAGCCTCAAGAACGCCCAGCTGATGTTCCGTATGTACCGACACCCCAGCAAGTTGTAGACAGAATGCTACAACTTGGACAGGTAAATAAAAATGATGTTGTTTACGATCTTGGTAGTGGTGACGGAAGAATTCCAATTACTGCCGCACAGAAATATGGAGCGAGGGGAGTTGGTATCGACATCGATCCAGAACGTATTCAAGAGGCTAACGAGAATGCTCGTAAGGCAGGAGTAACTGATCGCGTAGAGTTTCGTCAGCAAGACTTATTTAATACTGACTTGAGTGAAGCAACAGTAGTAACGCTTTATTTATTGCCTGATATTAACGTCAAACTCCGTCCCAAGCTATTGAAGGAACTCAAACCAGGGACTCTTGTAGTTTCTCATGCTTTTGATATGGGCGAGTGGAAACCGGAAAGGGTAGAGCAAGTGGAGGGAAGAACAATTTACGTTTGGAGAATTCCTAAGAACCCCCCAGCTAATTTGTTATAA
- a CDS encoding ABC transporter permease, whose product MDSNSEITTVPRWRHSPFGWLQPLILLAPAGIWLLLLLVLPTLLIIELSLVPGIRPGDLVIPSGFDNYIRILDPLYLRVIGRSLFFAVGTTIICLILGFPVAYWIAQMAPRRWRNLLLIGFVLPLWTSSLLRSYAWITILRPTGLLNTVLTSLGLPALDLLNSSPAVLIGMSYSLLPYMVLILYASLEKLDQRLLEAAADLGANPTKAFWKVTVPQTFTGIAAGSFLVFITGLGDFINPELLGGASSMTVARLVYNQFLGATQNWGFGSALSTILILAVSIAIALLIKFGDATPKR is encoded by the coding sequence ATGGATTCTAACAGCGAAATTACCACAGTCCCAAGATGGCGGCATTCTCCGTTCGGCTGGTTGCAACCCCTGATATTACTAGCTCCGGCAGGAATTTGGTTGTTACTGCTGTTGGTACTGCCAACGCTGCTAATTATTGAGTTAAGTTTAGTACCTGGAATTCGACCGGGAGATTTGGTAATTCCCAGTGGATTTGATAACTATATCCGGATTTTAGATCCCTTGTACCTGCGCGTTATTGGGCGATCGCTATTTTTTGCTGTCGGTACTACAATAATTTGTTTGATTTTAGGTTTTCCTGTTGCCTATTGGATTGCTCAGATGGCACCAAGGCGCTGGCGGAATTTACTCCTGATTGGTTTTGTTTTGCCCTTGTGGACTTCTTCGTTGCTGCGCTCCTATGCTTGGATTACGATTCTGCGTCCTACAGGTTTACTCAACACTGTTTTAACTAGTTTGGGGTTGCCAGCCTTGGATTTACTCAACAGCAGCCCGGCTGTCTTAATTGGTATGAGCTACAGCTTGCTGCCTTACATGGTTTTGATTTTATACGCCTCCCTAGAAAAACTAGATCAACGTTTGCTAGAAGCAGCAGCAGATTTGGGTGCAAATCCCACCAAAGCTTTTTGGAAAGTCACCGTACCTCAAACCTTCACTGGCATTGCTGCCGGTTCTTTTCTGGTTTTTATTACTGGCTTGGGAGATTTTATTAATCCAGAATTACTCGGTGGTGCTTCTAGTATGACAGTAGCACGGTTGGTTTATAACCAATTTCTTGGAGCTACCCAAAATTGGGGATTTGGTTCTGCTTTGAGTACGATATTGATTTTGGCGGTTAGTATTGCGATCGCTTTATTAATTAAATTCGGTGATGCAACACCAAAAAGGTAA
- a CDS encoding ABC transporter substrate-binding protein, with amino-acid sequence MLHRQTPKLKSKIFAKLKLPIIVFLAIFLGLLFRLITLAQTQQPVVLNLLMTAPDAQPWREGIVRNFEEKNPGIRINIVEGPNATNLLEDLYTSAFILGDSPYDLVNMDVIWTPKFAAAGWLLDLTDRIKETELAAFSQKDVEGGRYEGRLYRIPMRSDVGMLYYRQDLLQQAGFNPPETFTDLIKISQALQQKDKINWGYLWQGRQYEGAAAMFVEVLEGFNGYWVNPETLEVGLDKPETLKAIAFLKDTIQKGISPPGVTTYIEEDTRRIFQSGQVAFLRSWPYVWPLANAEGSPIRGKIAIKPMVSASGQSGGACLGGWGLGISKSTRHPEEAWKAIQYFTSEEAQRQFILKAGFVPSRRSLFTDPQIVSKYPHYPQLLEVVDQAVLRPPIAQYAQASDILQRYLSAALTNRMTPETAMKAAAEETRRLLEIRG; translated from the coding sequence ATGCTTCATCGTCAAACGCCGAAGCTAAAGTCAAAAATCTTCGCAAAGCTCAAATTGCCAATAATAGTATTTTTGGCTATTTTTTTGGGTCTTCTCTTCAGATTAATTACACTAGCACAAACCCAACAACCAGTTGTTTTAAATTTGTTAATGACAGCCCCCGATGCCCAGCCTTGGAGAGAAGGTATAGTCCGAAACTTTGAGGAAAAAAATCCTGGTATTCGCATTAATATTGTTGAGGGGCCAAATGCAACAAATTTACTTGAAGACCTCTATACATCAGCTTTTATTTTGGGTGATTCTCCTTACGATCTAGTTAACATGGATGTAATTTGGACACCTAAATTTGCTGCTGCTGGATGGTTACTAGATCTAACAGATCGCATTAAAGAAACAGAATTGGCAGCATTCTCCCAAAAAGATGTAGAGGGAGGGCGTTACGAAGGCAGGCTCTATCGAATTCCCATGCGCAGTGATGTGGGAATGCTTTATTATCGACAAGACTTACTTCAACAAGCGGGATTTAATCCACCAGAAACCTTTACAGATTTGATCAAAATCTCCCAAGCTTTACAACAGAAAGACAAAATTAATTGGGGTTATCTGTGGCAAGGACGTCAGTATGAAGGTGCTGCGGCAATGTTTGTAGAAGTTTTAGAAGGATTCAATGGATATTGGGTAAATCCTGAGACATTAGAAGTAGGACTAGATAAACCAGAAACCTTAAAAGCGATCGCCTTTCTCAAAGATACAATCCAAAAAGGTATTTCTCCACCAGGAGTAACAACATATATAGAAGAAGATACAAGACGCATTTTTCAAAGTGGTCAAGTAGCATTTTTACGTAGCTGGCCGTATGTTTGGCCTCTAGCAAATGCTGAAGGCTCTCCAATTAGAGGTAAAATAGCAATTAAGCCAATGGTTAGTGCTTCTGGTCAGAGTGGAGGAGCTTGTTTAGGTGGATGGGGTTTAGGAATTTCCAAATCTACCAGACATCCTGAAGAAGCTTGGAAAGCAATTCAGTACTTTACTAGTGAAGAAGCACAGCGCCAATTTATTTTGAAAGCAGGTTTTGTACCTAGCAGACGTTCATTATTTACAGATCCACAAATTGTTAGCAAATATCCTCACTACCCCCAATTATTGGAAGTTGTGGATCAGGCTGTTTTGCGTCCCCCTATTGCCCAATATGCCCAAGCATCAGATATTTTGCAACGTTATCTGAGCGCAGCATTAACAAATCGCATGACTCCAGAAACAGCAATGAAAGCTGCTGCGGAGGAAACACGGCGTTTGTTAGAGATTAGGGGCTAG
- a CDS encoding ABC transporter ATP-binding protein, whose product MAKLELRNLNKTYSPKVVPVKDVSLTVDNNEFLTLLGPSGCGKSTTLRMIAGLEEVTRGHILLGKEDITFKRPGDRNMAMVFQSYALYPHMTVYENLASGLKLKKVPRTEIKQRVAEVAEILGLEELLQRKPGQLSGGQRQRVAVGRALVRQAQVYLLDEPLSNLDALLRERVRADLKQIFAAQKVPVVYVTHDQTEAMTLSTKVAVLNNGYVQQLDPPARIYNYPANLFVAGFVGSPQMNLLTLPCQERYAILSNFHIPLPDIPTVPAQIVLGIRPEHVRIAQDEDTHTIKGRVYLVENLGMHNLISVSVGSSQTQNIILRALLPTDQNWSNEEITLALPYENIHWFDVESGDALVRRSESV is encoded by the coding sequence ATGGCAAAACTGGAATTAAGAAATTTAAATAAAACCTATTCTCCCAAAGTTGTCCCAGTTAAAGATGTGAGTTTAACTGTAGATAATAATGAATTTCTGACTTTACTTGGGCCGAGTGGCTGTGGTAAGTCTACAACTTTAAGAATGATTGCGGGATTAGAAGAGGTAACTCGTGGTCATATTCTTCTTGGTAAAGAGGATATTACCTTTAAGCGACCGGGTGATCGCAACATGGCAATGGTATTTCAAAGCTATGCCCTTTATCCTCACATGACAGTGTACGAAAACCTTGCCTCTGGACTGAAATTGAAAAAAGTTCCCCGTACCGAAATTAAGCAAAGAGTGGCAGAGGTAGCAGAAATTTTAGGATTAGAAGAATTATTGCAACGTAAACCCGGACAATTATCTGGGGGACAAAGACAACGGGTGGCAGTCGGGCGGGCATTGGTACGTCAAGCCCAAGTGTATTTATTGGATGAACCTCTAAGTAACTTAGATGCGCTACTTCGAGAAAGAGTTCGCGCTGATCTCAAGCAAATATTTGCTGCTCAAAAAGTACCAGTAGTCTATGTCACCCACGATCAAACAGAAGCAATGACGCTTTCTACCAAAGTTGCAGTTTTAAATAACGGTTACGTGCAACAACTCGATCCACCTGCACGCATCTATAATTATCCAGCCAATTTGTTTGTTGCTGGTTTTGTGGGTAGCCCGCAAATGAATTTGCTTACCCTTCCTTGCCAAGAACGCTACGCCATACTAAGTAATTTTCACATTCCTTTGCCGGATATCCCAACAGTTCCAGCCCAAATTGTCTTGGGAATTCGTCCAGAACACGTCCGCATAGCCCAAGATGAAGATACACATACTATTAAAGGTAGAGTATATCTTGTAGAAAACTTGGGAATGCATAATTTGATAAGTGTGAGTGTTGGCAGTTCGCAAACACAAAATATAATCTTGCGTGCTTTGTTACCCACAGATCAAAATTGGAGTAATGAGGAAATTACCCTAGCTTTGCCATACGAAAACATTCACTGGTTTGATGTAGAGTCGGGTGATGCTCTTGTCAGAAGGAGTGAGAGTGTGTGA
- a CDS encoding Hsp20/alpha crystallin family protein, with the protein MTLVRWNPWREVDTLQRQFNRLFEETLAPYTSWEKDLTRVPAAEISETDDAIHLKLEVPGMEAKELDVQVTEDAVYISGERKQQTKTEDKGVTKSEFYYGKFQRLIPLSTRIENTNVTAEYKDGILNLTLPKAQAEKNKVVKVNLEQATA; encoded by the coding sequence ATGACACTAGTTCGTTGGAACCCTTGGAGAGAAGTTGACACTCTACAACGTCAATTTAACCGTTTATTTGAAGAAACTTTAGCCCCATATACATCATGGGAAAAAGATTTGACAAGAGTTCCTGCTGCTGAAATTTCTGAAACAGATGATGCTATTCATCTCAAGCTAGAAGTTCCAGGAATGGAAGCTAAAGAGCTTGATGTGCAAGTGACAGAAGATGCTGTTTACATTAGCGGTGAACGCAAACAACAAACTAAAACCGAAGACAAGGGTGTTACAAAGAGTGAATTTTACTACGGTAAATTCCAACGTCTAATTCCTCTATCTACTCGGATTGAAAATACAAATGTCACAGCAGAATATAAAGATGGAATCTTGAACTTGACATTGCCAAAAGCTCAAGCAGAAAAAAATAAAGTCGTTAAAGTCAATTTAGAACAAGCAACTGCTTAA
- a CDS encoding sugar ABC transporter permease produces MTNLHTIRSREQRTAWIFLLPAVILLLFVFGYPIVRAFWLSLFTENLGTKLQPVFSGFGNYVRMAGDGRFWQSFWITTIFTTASVIVELLLGLAIALVLNQKFFGRGTVRTIAILPWALPTALIGLAWAWIFNDQFGVVNDILLRLGVIRTGINWLGEPTLALIATIFADVWKTTPFISILLLAGLQSISSDLYEAHAIDGATPWQSFYQITLPLLMPQILIAMLFRFAQAFGIFDLIAVMTGGGPGGATEVVSLYIYSTIMRYLDFGYGAALVVVTFLLLVAAVAIASFLLRKSRITS; encoded by the coding sequence ATGACTAATTTACATACAATCCGAAGTCGGGAACAGAGAACGGCATGGATTTTTTTGTTACCAGCCGTAATACTTTTGTTATTTGTATTTGGCTATCCTATTGTTCGTGCCTTTTGGTTAAGTTTATTCACTGAAAATTTGGGAACAAAGCTACAACCTGTCTTTTCTGGCTTTGGTAATTACGTGCGCATGGCAGGAGATGGGCGTTTTTGGCAGAGTTTTTGGATCACAACAATATTTACAACTGCCTCAGTGATTGTGGAACTACTGCTAGGATTGGCTATTGCTTTGGTTCTTAATCAAAAGTTTTTCGGACGAGGTACAGTGCGTACTATCGCCATTTTACCTTGGGCATTGCCTACCGCTTTGATTGGTTTGGCATGGGCATGGATTTTTAACGATCAATTTGGGGTTGTCAATGATATTCTGTTGCGGCTAGGTGTAATTAGGACAGGTATTAATTGGTTGGGAGAACCGACACTTGCATTGATAGCAACAATATTTGCAGACGTGTGGAAGACTACGCCTTTTATCAGTATTCTGCTATTGGCTGGCTTGCAATCAATCTCATCTGATTTATATGAGGCACACGCAATTGATGGGGCGACTCCTTGGCAAAGCTTTTACCAAATTACTCTGCCACTGTTGATGCCACAAATTTTGATCGCCATGCTATTTAGGTTTGCACAGGCTTTCGGGATTTTTGACTTAATTGCTGTAATGACTGGGGGTGGGCCTGGTGGTGCCACAGAAGTGGTATCTCTTTACATTTACTCTACCATCATGCGCTATCTAGATTTTGGCTATGGGGCGGCACTGGTAGTAGTAACATTTCTGTTGTTAGTTGCAGCAGTGGCGATCGCTAGTTTCTTGCTCAGAAAATCTCGCATAACTAGTTAG
- a CDS encoding spermidine/putrescine ABC transporter substrate-binding protein translates to MTNRRQFLQVTAALSGLSLAGCGWRLADVRASSTNRGSRDQLDIYTWTQYTNQELLKTFTTQTGIKIIADLYDSNEVMLAKLQAGGGGSYSVVYPSDYMVQKMVEKELLTQLNHQLLTGLDNLFPQFQNPTYDASNQYSIPYSWGTTGLIYNSEIIKTPPQDWDYLWQNKELLNKRITLLNDVREVMGAVLRMLGYSYNSKNENEIRQAYEKLKELKPIISAFDTDAWRNKIVAGDLSIAMCYSLDGVNISQENPKLKYVLPKSGSSLWTDTIAILKTAPNPDGAYTWLNFMLQPEIAAKTSQLLTVATPNRAAFELLPQKIQTNTDIFPSEDLLEKCERITPLGQIEEVYDRYWTELTSS, encoded by the coding sequence ATGACTAACAGACGGCAATTTTTACAAGTTACAGCAGCACTTTCTGGCTTATCTTTAGCAGGCTGTGGTTGGAGACTTGCTGATGTGCGAGCTTCTTCTACTAATAGAGGTTCACGGGATCAACTTGATATTTATACTTGGACACAATATACAAACCAAGAATTATTAAAAACTTTTACCACTCAAACTGGGATTAAAATAATTGCAGATTTATATGATTCCAATGAAGTGATGTTGGCTAAACTCCAAGCTGGAGGTGGAGGCTCTTACAGCGTGGTTTATCCATCTGACTATATGGTGCAGAAAATGGTGGAAAAGGAATTATTGACACAACTAAATCATCAACTCTTAACTGGTTTAGATAATTTATTTCCTCAATTTCAAAATCCTACATATGATGCAAGCAACCAATACAGTATTCCATATAGTTGGGGAACAACGGGTTTAATTTATAATTCTGAAATTATTAAAACACCACCACAAGATTGGGACTATCTTTGGCAAAATAAAGAGCTACTCAATAAACGCATAACTTTACTCAATGATGTGAGGGAAGTGATGGGTGCGGTATTGCGAATGTTGGGCTATTCTTATAATTCAAAAAATGAAAATGAAATTAGACAGGCTTATGAAAAGTTGAAGGAACTAAAACCGATAATTAGTGCCTTTGATACTGATGCTTGGCGTAATAAAATTGTAGCAGGTGATTTAAGTATTGCAATGTGTTATTCCTTAGATGGTGTGAACATAAGTCAAGAAAACCCAAAGTTAAAGTATGTGCTTCCCAAAAGTGGTTCTTCTCTATGGACTGATACAATAGCTATTCTTAAAACAGCACCTAATCCTGATGGTGCTTATACTTGGTTAAACTTTATGTTACAACCAGAAATTGCAGCAAAAACTAGCCAGCTCCTTACAGTTGCTACTCCCAATCGTGCTGCTTTTGAGCTATTACCCCAAAAAATTCAAACAAATACTGACATTTTCCCTTCAGAAGATTTGTTAGAAAAATGCGAACGTATTACTCCTTTGGGGCAAATTGAAGAAGTTTATGATCGCTATTGGACGGAATTAACCAGTAGCTAG
- a CDS encoding diguanylate cyclase: MSAPKILIVEDEKILAVHIRRSLQKLGYTVLDILDSREEAINTVTEINPSLVLIDICLTDIANSLQLADIIQNKFQIPILFITDYSKYQILHQNKLKEPFSYIVKPFSEQDLHVAIEIAIYKYKIYKKLQSEKQRLLSIIQSMGCAVVVTDINVCIQIMNPEAEILTGCNEHEVLGKNLVEVLTLVNKDTRENLNNLVTQAIETNTVLRLPDNCVLITKDGTEISIGDSVAPIRDNFGQVTGAVLVLQNIQERKQTEAQLLHNAFYDGLTALPNRVLFLDRLKQALEHCKRRQNYHFAVLFLDLDGFKGINDRFGHSMGDDFLIAIARRLESCLRSGDTVARFGGDEFAVLLEDIKDVSDAINVAKRIQETLKLPIYLNGYQLLTTASIGIALSEDGYEEPRNLLRDADAAMYRAKEQGKANYIIFDE; the protein is encoded by the coding sequence ATGAGCGCTCCAAAAATCCTAATTGTTGAAGATGAAAAAATTCTAGCTGTACATATTAGGAGAAGTTTACAGAAGTTAGGATATACCGTTCTCGATATTCTCGATTCTAGAGAAGAAGCGATCAACACAGTAACAGAAATTAATCCCAGTTTAGTACTGATTGATATTTGCTTGACAGATATAGCGAATAGCTTGCAGCTAGCAGATATAATTCAAAATAAATTTCAAATACCAATTTTATTCATAACAGATTATTCCAAATATCAAATATTACATCAAAATAAATTAAAAGAGCCTTTTAGCTATATTGTCAAACCATTTTCCGAACAAGACTTGCACGTTGCCATAGAAATTGCAATTTATAAATACAAAATTTACAAGAAATTACAATCAGAAAAGCAAAGGCTACTGTCAATTATTCAGAGTATGGGTTGTGCAGTAGTTGTAACAGATATTAATGTTTGTATTCAAATCATGAATCCAGAAGCAGAAATACTTACTGGTTGCAATGAACATGAAGTATTAGGGAAAAATTTAGTAGAAGTCTTGACTTTAGTTAATAAAGACACAAGAGAAAATCTGAATAATTTAGTTACGCAAGCAATAGAAACAAATACGGTTCTGAGACTACCAGATAACTGTGTACTAATTACCAAGGATGGAACAGAAATATCGATAGGAGATAGTGTTGCACCTATTCGCGATAATTTTGGTCAAGTTACAGGTGCAGTTTTAGTTCTTCAAAATATCCAAGAGCGCAAACAGACAGAAGCACAGCTACTCCACAATGCTTTTTACGATGGACTTACAGCACTACCAAACCGCGTTTTATTTCTTGATCGTCTCAAACAAGCGCTGGAGCATTGTAAAAGAAGGCAAAACTATCACTTTGCTGTTCTGTTTTTAGATCTCGATGGCTTCAAGGGAATTAACGATCGCTTTGGACACAGTATGGGTGATGATTTTTTAATAGCGATCGCTCGGCGCTTAGAGTCGTGCTTACGCAGTGGCGATACAGTTGCCAGATTTGGTGGTGATGAATTTGCAGTGCTTTTAGAAGATATCAAAGATGTGAGCGACGCTATCAATGTTGCCAAACGGATTCAAGAAACTTTAAAGTTGCCTATTTATCTCAACGGATATCAATTACTGACAACAGCAAGTATTGGCATTGCTTTGAGCGAAGATGGTTATGAAGAACCAAGAAACCTCTTGCGGGATGCAGATGCTGCTATGTACCGTGCCAAGGAACAAGGCAAAGCAAATTATATTATTTTTGACGAGTGA
- a CDS encoding ABC transporter ATP-binding protein: MASSLTQNQGEVMSFDTLDVELRNVFKFFNQEPAVHGIDLDVRQGEFFSILGPSGCGKTTTLRLIGGFERADAGKVLIQGQSMTNVPPYRRPVNTVFQSYALFNHLNVWDNIAFGLRLKKIRKAEIESRVKEALKLVKMEGLRSRLPCQLSGGQQQRVALARALVNRPAVLLLDEPLGALDLKLRKEMQVELSNLHKELGVTFIMVTHDQEEALSLSDRIAVMNHGKIEQIGTPSEIYEKPQTAFVADFIGDTNLFEGEVIEVYPSHIQVLTKTGLKITVSRATDTPVELSQTVAVSVRPEKIQLTLYRPSTQNNCFEGRLINVMYLGTHINYVVEMKKGVRITVMQPNTFGSLPDSDTPIYAWWNETDCLAISP; this comes from the coding sequence ATGGCCTCTAGCTTGACGCAAAATCAGGGGGAAGTAATGAGTTTTGACACCCTTGATGTAGAACTGCGTAACGTTTTTAAGTTTTTTAATCAAGAGCCAGCCGTACACGGAATAGACTTGGATGTTAGACAAGGAGAATTTTTCAGTATCCTTGGCCCGTCCGGTTGTGGTAAGACTACCACACTGCGTTTAATCGGTGGATTTGAAAGGGCTGATGCTGGTAAAGTTTTGATCCAAGGTCAGTCCATGACTAACGTTCCTCCTTACCGCCGACCAGTTAATACTGTATTTCAAAGTTACGCGCTGTTTAACCACTTAAATGTATGGGATAATATCGCTTTTGGATTGCGGTTAAAAAAAATACGTAAAGCTGAAATCGAAAGCAGAGTTAAAGAAGCTTTAAAACTGGTGAAAATGGAAGGCTTGCGATCGCGCTTACCGTGTCAGCTTTCTGGTGGGCAACAGCAGCGAGTGGCATTGGCGCGGGCGTTAGTCAATCGTCCTGCTGTCTTGCTGTTAGATGAACCTTTGGGAGCCTTAGATCTAAAGCTGCGTAAAGAAATGCAGGTAGAACTATCAAATCTACACAAAGAACTGGGTGTAACTTTTATTATGGTTACTCACGATCAAGAGGAAGCTCTATCATTGAGCGATCGCATTGCCGTCATGAATCATGGCAAAATTGAGCAAATTGGCACACCCAGCGAGATTTACGAAAAACCTCAAACAGCTTTTGTTGCTGATTTTATCGGCGATACAAATTTATTTGAGGGTGAAGTTATAGAAGTATACCCTTCTCACATTCAAGTTTTAACCAAAACAGGACTTAAAATTACCGTTTCTCGCGCTACTGATACACCTGTTGAATTATCACAAACAGTGGCAGTCAGCGTTCGTCCAGAAAAAATTCAGCTTACACTTTATAGACCAAGTACACAGAATAACTGCTTTGAAGGACGACTTATTAATGTTATGTATTTAGGAACCCATATTAACTATGTGGTCGAAATGAAAAAAGGTGTGCGTATTACCGTGATGCAGCCTAATACTTTTGGCTCTCTACCAGATTCTGATACACCTATTTATGCTTGGTGGAATGAAACAGATTGTTTAGCTATTAGTCCCTAA